One Silene latifolia isolate original U9 population chromosome 4, ASM4854445v1, whole genome shotgun sequence DNA segment encodes these proteins:
- the LOC141651676 gene encoding uncharacterized protein LOC141651676, producing the protein MEPIMEDEELSDVLQFTSEDIKSEVDFWNTAVYGYILGANPPWEMVEDYVYKIWDQYDVDRVSFMENGIFLVRLKTLAQKDNLLNSGPYLFENIPIILRPWSKDVDLIKEKVDKVPVWVKLYGIPIKFWGDFLPSIAGLVGKFVRKDLATQDKTRLSFARVMVELTIDQVLKEKVRFLDEGGQVVDVRVEYEWKPMSCSICKGLGHGSQHCRKAKPKPKPGQPKMKPQKEWWPV; encoded by the coding sequence ATGGAGCCTATTATGGAAGATGAGGAACTGAGTGACGTGCTGCAGTTTACTTCTGAGGACATCAAATCTGAGGTAGACTTCTGGAACACTGCTGTGTATGGTTATATTCTTGGTGCTAACCCACCATGGGAGATGGTTGAGGATTATGTTTACAAAATATGGGATCAATATGATGTGGATAGAGTCTCGTTTATGGAGAATGGTATTTTTTTGGTTAGACTTAAGACGCTTGCACAAAAAGATAACCTGCTGAATTCTGGGCCATATCTTTTTGAAAACATACCTATTATTCTTCGTCCATGGTCAAAGGATGTTGATTTGATTAAGGAGAAGGTGGATAAGGTGCCTGTTTGGGTGAAACTTTATGGCATACCCATTAAGTTTTGGGGTGACTTCCTTCCTAGTATTGCAGGACTGGTGGGTAAATTTGTTAGGAAGGATCTTGCTACACAAGACAAAACCAGACTGAGCTTTGCTCGGGTTATGGTTGAGCTGACTATTGATCAGGTGTTGAAAGAGAAAGTTAGATTTTTGGATGAGGGTGGTCAAGTGGTTGATGTTAGGGTTGAGTATGAATGGAAACCTATGTCCTGCTCTATTTGTAAAGGGTTGGGTCATGGTTCACAACACTGCAGGAAAGCTAAGCCTAAGCCAAAACCAGGTCAACCTAAGATGAAGCCACAAAAAGAATGGTGGCCTGTCTAG